The nucleotide window ctcttgatttcagttggGGTCATTATATCAGAgtctgagatccagccctgggtgGAACTTGGCtcttgagtgtggagcctgcctggggctctctctctccttcctctgccctctagTCGGCCTGCAccttttgtgcatgtgtgtgagcattccgctctgaaaaaaataaataaaatgcaccgttttaatattttgtttttattttttattttatttatttattcataagagacagagagagagagaggcagagacacaggcagagggagaagcaggcttcatgcagggagccagacatgggacccGATTCTGAGACtacaggaccacaccctggacggaaggcagcactataccactgagccacccgggctgcccaatattttgtttttatactgaGTTCTAAGCTACAGGTTTATATTCGTTCAGTGTTTTGGATCTGTTCTGAGGTTCCAGTTTATTTGACTTGCTACTGACCCCCAGGTCTTTTGTTACCTTCTTAGTGAGGCTTCTCTGACCATTCTAGAAAACTGCAAttccccatccctctctcctgCTTAATCTCTTTTCAAAGCAGTTATGCTGTGATAAGTAAGTATTCGTCGTCATGTCTCCAGTTTCTGGGTTAGAGTAAGTAGGAGCTCAACAAAGatttgaattaatgaattttgTAATGCCTGCACTTCCCCCAAAGAGCATGCATTTCCCCCGATGGCAAGCATTTCCCTGAAAGACTGACTGTGTTGGGGGATCAAAGACTAAAACGGGAGAGAGAgactggagatccctgggtggctcagtggttaagcacctgccttctgcccagggcatgatcctggagtatcgggatcaagtcccacgtcgggctccctgcatggagcctgcccatccctctgcctgtgtctctgcttctctctgtgtgtctctcatgaataaataaataaaatctttaagtaaaataaaaagggagagacTGTATGTGGGGACATTATGGCTGTGCTGGGCGTGGGAGTTAGTTCTGTGTCTTCCCCACCCAGTGCAGCCCCTGGAAGAAGAATTCCTGCTGCTTTGCCAACACCAGCCGGGAAGCCCATAAGGATATTTCCTACCTGTACAGATTTAACTGGAACCATTGCGGATCTATGACACCTGCCTGCAAAAAGCACTTCATCCAGGACACCTGCCTATATGAGTGTTCCCCCAACCTGGGGCCCTGGATTCAGGAGGTATGAGTGTCCCTCCTGGACCCCTCAACTTTATAGAGGAATTGAGCTTCCCAGACACCTCCTCAGGCTGCTTCTCCAGCTCTGGGTCTCTTCTGAGCTGCTGAGAATCCTGAGCCCTTTTCCCCTCCTGACCTCTCCCAGGTAAATCAGAGCTGGCGCAAGGAGCGCATCCTGCATGTGCCCCTGTGCAAAGAGGATTGTGAGCAATGGTGGCAGGACTGCCGCACCTCCTACACCTGCAAGAGCAACTGGCACAAGGGCTGGAACTGGACCTCAGGtgagggccagggccaggcagggagggagagatctGGAGGTGTGGGGTGTGGAGCTGGTATACGAATATTTGAGGCTGTGGGCTTGGGGGAAGTGAAGCTAGTTCTGGGCCTAGTGGCTGAAAGTTCTCATCTTCCCTACAGGGTATAACCAGTGTCCAGAGGGAGCTGCCTGCCACCCCTTCCATTTCTACTTCCCCACATCTGCTGCTCTGTGCAGTGAAATCTGGAGTCACTCCTACAAAGTCAGCAACTACAGCCGAGGGAGCGGCCGCTGCATCCAGATGTGGTTTGACCCGGCCCAGGGCAACCCCAACGAGGAGGTGGCGAGGTTCTATGCCAGGGCCATGAGTGAGGCTACGCACTGTGTCCTTGGGCCTCCCTTGCTCAGCCTGGCCCTGATGCTGCTCTGGCTACTTAGCTGAGCTCCTTTTATCTCCTGATACCTGCACAGCCCTGCTCTGTTTGGGCCCCACAGCTCCTAGCTATTTACTTCCTGTTTGTTGGCCAAGGAATAAACCAGGCAACCACCGTGTATCACATGAATTATTTGggtgtgggtgggaatgtgactTTTGCTTCCCAATTGCCATTGATTGAAGCCAGTGAGACTTGGTCAGTTTCCAGTTCTGATACTCTGAACTATATAGACGTTTAACTGTTCTGGTAACCTAGGACATATTCATAgctctcaatttcattttttttttttttactacagctTTAATCCAGAGCCAGGCCCAGAGTTTTATCATTTGAATTGGACCCAAGTGTTCCAGGGCTGTTTTTGCCCAGTGCTCAGCTCTCTCATAGGAAAGGGGGGAATGGGAGAGCCCAGAATGTTCTGGATGGATGGCTGGGTAGAGGTGAAGAGGGGCCAGTAAGAGCCATTCTTCACTAACACCTAATACACAAAGCACTATCTACCAAGCACTGTCctaaatgatttatatttattgctCTAGGCTATAGATACATGTTGCACATGTGTGGAAACAGCCACATAAGGTAAAAAATATGGCTAAAACTTCTGCATAAAAGCTGAGATTCCACCTCAGGCTATCTGGTTCTTGAGAACAAGCCCTTTGCCCCATGGAGTGGGAAAATGCGTGTATCTTGAAGGGATAATGGACCTCATACTTGACCAGAGAAGCTGGGCCTGAGCTGGTCTGGCAGAACCAAGAACGGAACCCAAACCTAGACTCCAAGAGCAGGTTACAAACCAACAATCTGACAGATTTTTAGGCAGTGCTTTCACAGTAAGTCTAGTTTTTAGCAGTTATAACAAGCTAAGTTATGTTATAGTAACACctcaaatatttccaaaacaaCCAAAGCTTATTCAAGCTGCAGTGCTTACTGTGGGGAATCCAGGATACCCTACATGTCACTCAGGGACCAAGGCCTTGGGAGCCTCCACCTGGTGGCACATTTCTGTGAGACAGGAATAGGAAACTTGGTGAATTCCATATAGACTTTTAAAAGTTCCACCCAACACTAATTTTGATGGCCAAATCAGTTCATGACCATGAGGAACTTCAAGGAAACCAGGAAAACAATGCTAACAAGTTCTTGAAAGGAGAGAAGAATCAGAACAGTTTGTCAAAAGACCTAACATGTTATGCTATTATGGTCAGTTTGTTTCTGGCATGGCTGtgttacaaatttaatttttcaaaaaaaaattttttttaatttttcagttagGTTCAGGTAAGAAAGAGAACCAGCTCTTTGAATCTCTGCAAAGAAATATATTGACATGAAAAGTGGGAAATTCCACTGGCCGCCATCCTACGTACATAGTCTTGTAAACAAGGCCAACTGATGTATTGCATTTTCTACAGAACCAGTGATACTATTTACTTACAAATGTGACTTATTTATAGATGTGTTAGGATTACTGAAATTTAAGATTATTATCACCTTgggcctgggtggatcagttggctGAGCGCtggtctcttggtttcagctcaggtcatgagattgagccttgggTTCGGTTCCTAGCACAGCTCAAAATCTTgacatttctcttcctctccctccccctctgcccctaccctctctctctctctcttaaataaaaaaaatcttaaaaaaagattagtatCAACTCAAgccaacatacattttttttaaaagattttatttattcaggagagacccaaaaagagaggcagagacataggcagagggaggagaagcaggctccatgcagggagcccaatgtgggactcgattctgggtctccaggaccatgccctgagtgaaaggcagacactcaaccactgagccacccaggcatccctcaagccAACATACTTTATTAAAAACCTAGTGTGTTGTTTCTGAGCCGTATGTGAGAATACTAGTCTAAGTCCTACTTTTTGGAGTTGGTCATCCTCAAATTCTCTAGGAGTCATTAGCTTGCCGAATATATTAAGAATTTTCCATATTAAGATCTCAGCAGTAGTACTGAcataaggatagacatagagATTAATGGATCAGAACTGAGTCCTGAAATAAatccttatatttatatttcattgatttttgacaaaggtgct belongs to Canis lupus baileyi chromosome 23, mCanLup2.hap1, whole genome shotgun sequence and includes:
- the FOLR1 gene encoding folate receptor alpha, with the protein product MAQLVTTQVLFLLVGVAAVWTARPRTELLNVCMDAKHHKEKPSPEDGLHKQCSPWKKNSCCFANTSREAHKDISYLYRFNWNHCGSMTPACKKHFIQDTCLYECSPNLGPWIQEVNQSWRKERILHVPLCKEDCEQWWQDCRTSYTCKSNWHKGWNWTSGYNQCPEGAACHPFHFYFPTSAALCSEIWSHSYKVSNYSRGSGRCIQMWFDPAQGNPNEEVARFYARAMSEATHCVLGPPLLSLALMLLWLLS